The Thermodesulfovibrionales bacterium region AATCAAGCCGCCGTTGGGCAGGGTTAGGACATAGAGTCCATGAAACAGATAAAGGAGCAGGTATCAGATGTGGTAGGCAAGACTGACCGAAAGGAAGTGCGTTTCCTGGTCAAAGGGAAAGGACCCTGCGGAGAGTCTCATGAAGTTCCGTCATTCTGAAGGGCTTCTTCACAGCGCCAAGGAACCCGTATTTCTCGTAATTCGCCATGATCGGTTCATCGGAATATCCGCTTGCAACAATCGCCTTGACACCCGGGTCGAATTCGATCAGCCTCTCAACAGCATCCCTTCCACCCATGCCGCCCGGGATGGTCAAGTCCATGAGAACCGTGTCAAAGGGCTGTCCCGATTCCTTAGCCTGCTTATAAAGCTCTATGGCTTCTCCTCCGTCCTTCGCAAAATCAACATCGCATCCGAAATGTCTCGCCATCTCACCGGCGACATTCCTGACGTTCTCTTCGTCATCCATGATGAGGATCTTCCCATGGAGCGTTGTGATCTGCTCTTCCTTCATCCTCTTCGCCGATCTCCTCTCTTTAGAAGCAGGCAGATAGACATGGAACGTGGTCCCCACCCCTATCGTGGATTCAACGGCGATATGACCGTTATGCTTCCTGACAATAGAGTAACTCGTGGCCAGGCCGAGACCGCTCCCTTTCTGCTTGGTGGTGAAATAGGGGTCAAAGATCTCCTGAACATTTTTTTCCGGTATGCCGATGCCCTCGTCGTGAATTGAGATCCTTATGTATTCCCCGTTCTCAATCGGCAGATAATGGCGGTCGGTGATACTCAGGCGTTCGCAAGTCACCGTGACCGTCCCGCCCCCTGGCATCGCCTGCTGGGCGTTCAAAACAATGTTCTGGACCACTTGACTGATCTGTCCCTCGTCTACGGCTGCCAGCAATGGTTCGGCAGGAAGATGAAACTCGCACCTCACATTGGACCCCCGTAAGGCAAAAGTGGCAATCTCCTTCACGAGTTCTCCAAGGGACTTCACTCTCATGACAGGCTCACCCCCCTTCGAAAACGTGAGCAACTGCTGGGCCAGGTCGCGCGCCCTGAGAGAAGCCCTTTCTGCCTCGACCAGTCTTTCATTGAACTTTTCTTCGGATTTGGCATAGGCCTTTGCGAGAGTGATATTTCCGAGAATAGCCGTCAGAATGTTATTGAAATCATGGGCTATCCCGGCCGCAAGGACTCCCACGGATTCGAGTTTCTGCTCCCGTATCAGTTCCCCTTCGAGCTTCCCGCTCTCCGTTAGGTCACGAAAGACGAGCACAACTCCAATCATCTTACCAAGACGGTCGAGCACGGGATTGCCTCTCATGGCGACAAGCCTTTCCATTCCGTCCCTGGCAACAAGGACGGTATTCCTCGTGAGACTGACCATATCTCCTGTCCTGAGCACCTCTGTCACAGGATTTTCACGTGCCCGGCGGCTCTCTTTGTCGACGATACGGAAGACATCCGTAAGACTCCTGCCCACGATCTCCTCTTTCCACCCAGTCAGTTCTTCAGCAGCCTTATTGACCATGATGATCTTCTCCTCGGTATCGGTCGTAATGAGGCCGTCGCCGATAGAACAGAGGGTCA contains the following coding sequences:
- a CDS encoding ATP-binding protein, producing MKYSRVYYQALQGMERFYELSIRALSALIRVGRLGDEITQIDVLCKRILEIFSQELQFENCSIMLRDEDGEHLSLVAGKGKGDVFSDVRMTEKTTRIRVGEGIAGSAAETGKYIFVPDVCRDARFSPFDVRVPITSLLSIPLKNDEGVIGVMNFSHPLLEAFEENMIGLMVVLSNYVGQMITLTRLHSKIATWNEVLRTLVTEKERLALTLCSIGDGLITTDTEEKIIMVNKAAEELTGWKEEIVGRSLTDVFRIVDKESRRARENPVTEVLRTGDMVSLTRNTVLVARDGMERLVAMRGNPVLDRLGKMIGVVLVFRDLTESGKLEGELIREQKLESVGVLAAGIAHDFNNILTAILGNITLAKAYAKSEEKFNERLVEAERASLRARDLAQQLLTFSKGGEPVMRVKSLGELVKEIATFALRGSNVRCEFHLPAEPLLAAVDEGQISQVVQNIVLNAQQAMPGGGTVTVTCERLSITDRHYLPIENGEYIRISIHDEGIGIPEKNVQEIFDPYFTTKQKGSGLGLATSYSIVRKHNGHIAVESTIGVGTTFHVYLPASKERRSAKRMKEEQITTLHGKILIMDDEENVRNVAGEMARHFGCDVDFAKDGGEAIELYKQAKESGQPFDTVLMDLTIPGGMGGRDAVERLIEFDPGVKAIVASGYSDEPIMANYEKYGFLGAVKKPFRMTELHETLRRVLSL